In a single window of the Verrucomicrobiia bacterium genome:
- the eboE gene encoding metabolite traffic protein EboE, translating to MKLTHGHHLAYCTNIHRGESWEDVQAALRRHTLAVRDRVGKAGVPFAIGLRLSDRASRELADPGALDEFRRWLDREGCYVFTINGFPYGAFHGTRVKEQVYAPDWTTPERLAYTNRLFDVLAALLPEGVEGSVSTVPVSFKGFHLDGRARQAARDNLWRCIEHQEQVTRRSGRKLHLGLEPEPFCTLETSLETVAFFAEMRADRPGDLRLREHLGVNYDCCHLAVEYEMADEALGRLRQHDIRISKIHLSSALRVWPTAETREALRAFADETYFHQVIERGEDGTLRRWVDLPHALAEHEERPGPARAEWRIHFHVPLHLGDGPLWGSTRDHVLGTLDWLKAHPDACRHLEMETYTWEVLPAELKSRSVVDQLTEEYAWTLAACRVRGLAAG from the coding sequence ATGAAGCTGACGCACGGACATCACCTGGCCTACTGCACGAACATTCACCGGGGCGAATCGTGGGAGGACGTTCAGGCGGCGTTGCGGCGTCATACGCTGGCGGTGCGGGATCGGGTGGGGAAGGCCGGGGTTCCGTTTGCCATCGGGCTGCGATTATCGGATCGCGCCTCGCGGGAGCTGGCCGATCCGGGGGCGCTGGACGAGTTCCGGCGGTGGCTGGACCGGGAGGGGTGTTACGTCTTCACGATCAATGGATTTCCGTACGGGGCGTTTCACGGCACGCGGGTGAAGGAGCAGGTGTACGCCCCGGACTGGACGACGCCCGAGCGGCTGGCGTACACGAACCGGCTGTTCGATGTGCTGGCGGCGTTGCTGCCTGAAGGAGTCGAGGGGAGCGTCAGCACGGTGCCGGTGTCGTTCAAGGGGTTTCATCTGGACGGGCGGGCGCGTCAGGCGGCGCGGGACAACCTGTGGCGCTGCATCGAGCATCAGGAGCAGGTGACGCGGCGCAGCGGGCGGAAGCTGCATCTGGGACTGGAACCGGAGCCGTTCTGCACGCTGGAGACGTCGCTGGAGACGGTGGCCTTTTTCGCGGAGATGCGGGCGGACCGGCCGGGGGATCTGCGGTTGCGGGAGCATCTCGGGGTGAACTACGACTGCTGTCATCTGGCGGTCGAGTATGAGATGGCGGATGAGGCGCTGGGGCGGTTGCGGCAGCACGACATCCGGATCAGCAAGATCCATCTGAGCAGTGCGCTGCGGGTGTGGCCGACGGCGGAGACGCGGGAGGCGTTGCGGGCGTTTGCGGACGAGACCTATTTTCATCAGGTGATCGAGCGGGGAGAGGACGGGACGCTGCGGCGGTGGGTGGATCTGCCGCATGCGCTGGCGGAGCACGAGGAGCGGCCGGGTCCGGCGCGGGCCGAGTGGCGCATTCATTTCCATGTGCCGCTGCACCTGGGGGACGGGCCGCTCTGGGGAAGCACGCGGGATCATGTGTTGGGGACGCTCGACTGGCTGAAGGCGCATCCGGACGCCTGCCGGCACCTGGAGATGGAGACCTACACGTGGGAGGTCCTGCCGGCCGAACTGAAGAGCCGGTCGGTGGTGGACCAATTGACGGAGGAGTATGCGTGGACCCTGGCGGCGTGCCGGGTCCGGGGTCTGGCGGCTGGCTGA
- the pelA gene encoding pectate lyase: protein MGWLGAAGAGMAAILGMAAWGADRPGSGTLMGRPEAWFASVEAVEMGGRVLSHQTARGDWPKNMNTAAAFAGPGRPERGTFDNGATVGEIRFLARLARVTGERRFREGVERGLSHILDAQYPNGGWPQSHPAGPGYGRHITFNDGTMVGLMELMREVSRSEDFGWLGQAWRGRAAEAFERGVECILKCQVRVGGRLTVWCAQHDEITLEPRPARTYELASLSGGESAGILLLLMSLEERGARVEEAIRAGVEWYERVKIRGIRVETRDGDRRVVEDAGAPPLWARFYELDTLRPLFAGRDGVARYRLADIEQERRAGYAWYGNWGERVLRAAGR, encoded by the coding sequence ATGGGGTGGCTGGGAGCGGCGGGGGCGGGGATGGCGGCGATTTTGGGGATGGCGGCGTGGGGTGCGGATCGGCCGGGATCGGGGACGCTCATGGGGCGTCCGGAGGCCTGGTTTGCCTCGGTGGAGGCGGTGGAGATGGGGGGGCGGGTGCTGAGTCACCAGACGGCCCGGGGCGACTGGCCCAAGAACATGAACACGGCGGCGGCGTTCGCGGGACCGGGGCGTCCGGAGCGGGGGACGTTCGACAACGGGGCGACGGTGGGAGAGATCCGGTTTCTGGCGCGGCTGGCCCGGGTGACGGGGGAACGACGGTTCCGGGAAGGAGTGGAACGTGGGTTGAGCCACATCCTGGATGCGCAGTATCCGAACGGAGGCTGGCCGCAGTCGCATCCCGCGGGTCCGGGGTATGGGAGGCACATCACCTTCAATGACGGGACGATGGTGGGGTTGATGGAGTTGATGCGGGAAGTAAGCCGTTCGGAGGATTTCGGATGGCTTGGGCAAGCGTGGCGGGGACGTGCGGCGGAGGCTTTCGAGCGGGGGGTGGAGTGCATCCTGAAGTGCCAGGTGCGGGTCGGGGGGCGGCTGACGGTGTGGTGTGCGCAACACGACGAGATCACGCTGGAGCCGCGCCCGGCGCGGACCTACGAACTCGCCTCGCTCAGCGGGGGCGAGAGTGCGGGCATCCTTCTGTTGCTGATGAGCCTGGAGGAGCGTGGAGCCAGGGTGGAGGAAGCGATCCGCGCCGGGGTGGAATGGTACGAGAGGGTGAAGATCAGGGGGATCCGGGTGGAGACGCGGGACGGGGACCGAAGGGTGGTGGAGGATGCCGGAGCGCCGCCGTTGTGGGCACGGTTTTACGAACTGGACACCCTGCGGCCGCTGTTTGCCGGGCGGGATGGGGTGGCCCGGTACCGGCTGGCGGACATCGAGCAGGAGCGCCGGGCAGGTTATGCGTGGTATGGGAACTGGGGGGAGCGGGTGTTGCGGGCGGCGGGGCGGTGA